The proteins below come from a single Eucalyptus grandis isolate ANBG69807.140 chromosome 3, ASM1654582v1, whole genome shotgun sequence genomic window:
- the LOC104438885 gene encoding probable 2-oxoglutarate-dependent dioxygenase ANS, with amino-acid sequence MDRVEKLSSLPSLSQNFQKLSTAAEEPPPAYFVKGGSVGPVESFPIAQIPIVDLSLLPSVFSTCSGKEQEDELEKLKSALSEWGCFQVIGHGIPTSLLEKVRQIAKEFFALPVEEKQKYARDPADLQGYGSDPILSQEQVLDWSKRLFLNLLPLDSRKLELWPVTPEEFREVLDVYFTEVKSVIHLLQKAMARSLDLDENCFSKKYGDQAIMAARFNHYPPCSRPDLVLGAKAHSDGSGITVLLQDEEVEGLQVLKEDQWFRVPMVLGAFVVNVGDQMQIMSNGIFKSPLHRVTANAQHGRISVAVFYLPDTEIDIEPDEGLISEERPQMYRKLKNYAAINFECFQSGKIALDTVKL; translated from the exons ATGGATAGGGTCGAAAAGCTCTCAAGTTTGCCATCCTTGTCCCAAAATTTCCAGAAGTTGTCCACTGCTGCCGAGGAACCACCTCCTGCATATTTCGTCAAAGGAGGCAGCGTTGGTCCGGTCGAATCTTTTCCGATAGCTCAAATACCAATCGTTGATCTAAGCCTACTTCCCTCTGTCTTCTCGACGTGTTCTGGGAAAGAACAAGAGGATGAACTAGAGAAACTGAAGTCTGCTCTTAGTGAATGGGGTTGCTTCCAG GTAATAGGACATGGCATTCCGACCTCGCTCTTGGAAAAGGTCCGTCAAATCGCAAAGGAGTTCTTTGCACTTCCAGTGGAAGAGAAGCAAAAGTATGCTCGAGATCCTGCCGATCTCCAAGGATATGGGAGTGATCCTATACTTTCCCAAGAGCAAGTTCTCGACTGGTCTAAACGTTTATTCCTCAACCTACTTCCACTAGATTCGAGGAAGCTCGAACTTTGGCCTGTAACTCCAGAAGAATTCAG AGAAGTTCTTGATGTATATTTCACAGAAGTGAAATCAGTAATACATCTTCTCCAGAAGGCCATGGCCAGGTCCCTAGATTTGGACGAGAATTGCTTCTCCAAAAAGTATGGAGACCAAGCAATCATGGCAGCGAGATTCAACCATTACCCTCCCTGCTCGAGACCTGATTTAGTACTTGGTGCAAAGGCTCACTCAGATGGTTCAGGGATCACGGTACTTTTGCAAGACGAAGAAGTGGAAGGCCTTCAAGTTCTCAAAGAGGACCAATGGTTCAGAGTCCCGATGGTTCTGGGTGCATTTGTTGTCAACGTGGGTGATCAGATGCAG ATAATGAGTAATGGGATCTTCAAGAGTCCACTGCATAGGGTAACAGCGAATGCACAGCATGGAAGGATATCGGTGGCTGTGTTTTATTTGCCGGATACTGAAATTGACATCGAGCCAGATGAAGGGTTAATAAGTGAAGAAAGGCCACAAATGTACAGGAAGCTCAAGAATTATGCAGCCATCAACTTTGAGTGCTTCCAGAGTGGGAAAATAGCACTTGACACAGTCAAACTATGA
- the LOC108958092 gene encoding protein SRG1-like, translated as MAQPPPPAKTAQESVSDGEAVQEGYAYTDGKVATSGEAIHVMEIPVIDLGLLASSPSAAGELFKLRSALTSWGCFLAINHGMSGSFLSKVRELMGQFFALRMEEKQKYASPADDMEGYGNDMVLSEQQVLDWNERLLICPKDQRKLDVWPQKLESFRDANCPTSPPQLHAHSMYTMDRVQESSSLSSFSQNIPKLSVDADDPPPRYFVKGGSVGPVESFPLAQIPIVDLSRLLSVSSTCSGKEQKDELEKLRSALSEWGCFQAIGHGIPTSFLEKVRLMAKKFFALPAEEKQKYARDPADLEGHGTDPILSDEQVLDWSKRLFLNLLPLDSRKLKLWPETPEEFREVHDVFFKEVKSVIDLLQKAMARSLDLEENCFSKKYGDRAFMATRFNHYPPCSRPDLVLGAKAHSDGSGITVLLQDEEVEGLQVLKDDRWFKVPIVPDAFVVNIGDQMQIMSNGIFKSPLHRVTANSQSERLSVAVFYLPDTETEIEPDEGLISEERPQMYRKLKNYAAINFECFQSEKTALDTVRL; from the exons ATGGCTCAGCCTCCTCCTCCAGCAAAGACTGCTCAGGAATCGGTGTCGGATGGAGAAGCAGTACAAGAAGGATATGCTTATACAGATGGCAAGGTTGCAACTTCTGGTGAAGCTATTCATGTTATGGAGATTCCTGTCATTGACCTTGGCCTTCTTGCGTCTTCACCATCAGCTGCAGGGGAATTGTTTAAACTCCGTTCGGCTCTCACTTCGTGGGGATGTTTCCTG GCAATAAATCATGGAATGAGCGGCTCTTTTCTAAGTAAAGTGCGTGAGCTCATGGGGCAATTCTTTGCCCTTCGAATGGAAGAGAAGCAGAAATATGCTAGCCCTGCAGATGACATGGAAGGGTATGGAAATGACATGGTCCTATCAGAGCAACAGGTGTTAGATTGgaatgagcggttgctcatatGCCCCAAAGATCAGAGAAAACTGGATGTCTGGCCTCAAAAACTCGAAAGCTTCAG AGACGCGAACTGTCCCACCTCGCCTCCTCAGCTGCATGCTCATTCCATGTATACCATGGACAGAGTCCAAGAATCCTCAAGTTTGTCATCCTTCTCCCAAAATATCCCAAAGTTGTCTGTTGATGCTGACGATCCGCCTCCTAGATACTTCGTCAAGGGAGGCAGTGTTGGTCCGGTCGAATCATTTCCACTAGCTCAAATACCAATCGTTGATCTGAGTCGACTTCTCTCGGTGTCCTCGACGTGTTCtgggaaagaacaaaaagatgAACTAGAAAAGCTAAGGTCTGCTCTCAGTGAATGGGGTTGCTTCCAG GCAATAGGACATGGCATTCCGACCTCGTTCTTGGAAAAGGTTCGTCTGATGGCAAAGAAGTTCTTTGCACTTCCAGCAGAGGAGAAGCAAAAGTATGCTCGAGATCCTGCTGATCTCGAAGGACATGGGACTGACCCTATACTTTCCGATGAGCAAGTTCTTGACTGGTCTAAACGTTTATTCCTCAACTTACTTCCACTAGATTCGAGGAAACTCAAGCTTTGGCCAGAGACTCCAGAAGAATTCAG AGAAGTTCATGATGTATTTTTCAAAGAAGTGAAATCAGTAATAGATCTTCTCCAGAAGGCCATGGCCAGGTCCTTAGATTTGGAAGAGAATTGCTTCTCGAAGAAGTATGGAGACCGAGCATTCATGGCGACAAGATTTAACCATTACCCTCCATGCTCGAGACCTGATTTAGTGCTTGGTGCAAAGGCTCACTCAGATGGTTCAGGAATTACGGTTCTTTTGCAAGACGAAGAAGTGGAAGGCCTTCAAGTTCTCAAAGACGATCGATGGTTCAAAGTTCCAATAGTTCCTGATGCATTTGTTGTCAACATAGGTGATCAGATGCAG ATAATGAGTAATGGGATCTTCAAGAGTCCTTTGCATAGAGTGACAGCGAATTCACAGAGTGAAAGGCTATCGGTGGCAGTGTTTTATTTGCCTGATACTGAAACTGAGATCGAGCCAGATGAAGGGTTGATAAGTGAGGAAAGGCCACAAATGTACAGGAAGCTCAAGAATTATGCAGCCATCAACTTTGAGTGCTTCCAGAGTGAGAAAACAGCACTTGACACAGTCAGACTATGA
- the LOC104436072 gene encoding probable 2-oxoglutarate-dependent dioxygenase ANS, which produces MAQPPPPAKTVQESVSDGEAVKEGYAYTDGKVATSGEAIHVMEVPVIDLGLLASSPSAAGELFKLRSALALWGCFQAINHGMSGSFLSKVRELMGQFFALPMEEKQKYASPADDMEGYGNDMVLSEQQVSDWNERLLLIISPKDQRKLDVWPRKPESFRERVQEYSVKLRAIVGVVLKAISLSLNLEENCFLDQVGEQGKMYARFNYYPRCPRPDLVYGLKPHADGSTMTIVLPDEEVLGLQFLRGDQWISVSTIPEAVLINIGDIMEIMSNGILKSPMHRVVTNATSDRISVAVFCCPEEENEIGPAEGLINEDTLRLYKKIFYSEYYQLGKRPIEALKI; this is translated from the exons ATGGCTCAGCCTCCTCCACCAGCAAAGACTGTTCAGGAATCGGTGTCGGATGGAGAAGCAGTAAAAGAAGGATATGCTTATACAGATGGCAAGGTTGCAACTTCTGGTGAAGCTATTCATGTTATGGAGGTTCCTGTCATTGACCTTGGCCTTCTTGCGTCTTCACCATCAGCTGCAGGAGAATTGTTTAAACTCCGTTCGGCTCTCGCTTTGTGGGGATGTTTCCAG GCAATAAATCATGGAATGAGCGGCTCTTTTCTAAGTAAAGTGCGTGAGCTCATGGGGCAATTCTTTGCCCTTCCAATGGAGGAGAAGCAGAAATATGCTAGCCCTGCGGATGACATGGAAGGGTATGGAAATGACATGGTCCTATCAGAGCAACAGGTATCAGATTGGAATGAGCGGTTGCTCCTCATCATATCCCCCAAAGATCAGAGAAAACTGGATGTCTGGCCTCGAAAGCCCGAAAGCTTCAG GGAAAGAGTACAGGAGTACTCAGTAAAGTTACGAGCGATCGTAGGTGTCGTGCTCAAGGCCATTTCTTTGTCATTGAATTTAGAGGAAAACTGCTTCCTAGACCAGGTTGGAGAGCAGGGAAAGATGTACGCAAGATTCAATTATTATCCTAGATGTCCCAGACCTGATCTGGTCTATGGTCTCAAACCGCATGCTGATGGATCGACGATGACCATTGTCCTGCCCGATGAAGAAGTGCTAGGCCTGCAGTTCCTCAGAGGTGATCAGTGGATCAGTGTCTCCACCATTCCTGAGGCAGTTCTCATTAACATTGGAGATATAATGGAG ATAATGAGCAATGGGATTCTCAAGAGCCCTATGCACAGGGTGGTGACAAACGCTACAAGTGATAGAATCTCGGTTGCTGTATTTTGCTGTCCAGAGGAAGAGAATGAGATCGGACCTGCTGAGGGGCTGATCAACGAGGACACACTGAGATTGTACAAGAAAATCTTCTACTCTGAGTATTACCAGTTAGGGAAGAGACCTATCGAGGCATTGAAAATCTAG
- the LOC104436071 gene encoding LOW QUALITY PROTEIN: protein SRG1 (The sequence of the model RefSeq protein was modified relative to this genomic sequence to represent the inferred CDS: inserted 1 base in 1 codon), whose protein sequence is MAQPPPPPLPSSQSVQELILDGGTVPERYAYKDDKTASFDESLPLTDVPAIDLGLLTASSSSSAGEELIKLRSALTCWGCFHAINHGISCSFLDQLHELTKQFFALPKEEKEKCARAPDGIEGYGNDMVFSEQQVIDWNDRVYIIXIPEDKRKLEVWPEKPETFREVIHEYSVMLRPVINNVFKAMALSLNLEENCFLNQFGERGVMFARFNYYPRCPRPDIVLGLKPHADGSAITVVLPDREVEGLQFQRDGQWFRVPTIPNALLINVGDQVEIMSNGIFKSPTHRAVTNAVRDRISLAVFCTPEEESEIGPADELINEEMPRLYKKIRNYPETYFEYYQLGKRPIDAVKI, encoded by the exons ATGGCTCAGCCTCCTCCTCCCCCACTTCCTTCTTCACAATCTGTTCAGGAACTTATCTTGGATGGCGGAACAGTTCCAGAGAGATATGCCTATAAAGATGACAAAACTGCAAGCTTTGATGAATCTCTTCCTCTGACGGATGTTCCAGCTATCGATCTTGGCCTTCTCAcagcttcatcatcatcatcagctgGAGAGGAATTGATTAAACTCCGTTCAGCTCTCACTTGCTGGGGATGCTTTCAT GCAATAAATCATGGGATCAGCTGCTCATTTCTAGATCAATTGCATGAACTAACTAAACAATTTTTTGCACTTCcaaaagaggagaaggagaaatgCGCCAGAGCGCCTGATGGCATTGAAGGCTATGGAAATGACATGGTCTTTTCGGAGCAACAAGTAATCGACTGGAATGACCGCGTCTACATCA ATATCCCCGAAGATAAGCGCAAGCTTGAAGTTTGGCCTGAAAAACCTGAAACTTTCAG GGAAGTAATACATGAGTACTCGGTAATGTTACGGCCAGTCATCAACAATGTGTTCAAGGCCATGGCATTATCGCTGAATCTGGAGGAGAATTGCTTCCTGAACCAGTTTGGAGAACGAGGGGTGATGTTTGCAAGGTTCAATTATTATCCTAGATGTCCGAGGCCTGATATTGTCCTTGGCCTCAAGCCACATGCCGATGGATCAGCAATCACAGTGGTTTTGCCGGACAGAGAAGTTGAAGGCCTCCAGTTCCAGCGTGATGGCCAGTGGTTCAGAGTCCCCACCATTCCAAACGCACTACTCATTAACGTAGGAGATCAAGTCGAG ATAATGAGCAATGGAATTTTCAAGAGCCCGACGCACAGAGCAGTGACAAATGCAGTGAGAGACAGAATTTCCCTAGCGGTGTTCTGCACTCCGGAGGAAGAGAGCGAGATTGGACCTGCTGATGAGCTGATCAATGAGGAAATGCCAAGATTGTACAAGAAAATAAGGAATTATCCCGAGACTTACTTCGAGTATTACCAGTTAGGAAAGAGGCCTATTGATGCTGTCAAAATCTAG
- the LOC104436070 gene encoding monogalactosyldiacylglycerol synthase 2, chloroplastic isoform X1, with translation MVMSVASSPRKGTAKEKAFQRKARDFFKGGDKGVGNSRRKRSSPEFEGDDFEEDEDCMELVQIGAERTKNVLILMSDTGGGHRASAEAIRDAFKLEFGDEYRIFVKDVWKEYTGWPLNNMEKSYKFLVKHVQLWNVAFHSTSPRWIHSMYLAAIAAYYAKEVEAGLMEYKPDIIISVHPLMQHIPLWVLKWQNLQKKVIFVTVITDLNTCHPTWFVHIIALKDALLIYWLLLNHLFCNFLFLKTYFRFHPGVNRCYCPSQEVAKRALLDDLTESQIRVFGLPIRPSFARAVLSKDDLRKEFGMDPNLPAVLLMGGGEGMGPVKKTAKALGESLFDQELGKPIGQLIIVCGRNKALASTLESEEWTIPVKVRGFETQMEKWMGACDCIITKAGPGTISEALIRGLPIILNDYIPGQEKGNVPYVVDNGAGVFTRSPKETARIVAEWFTTKTEELKKMSENALKLAQPEAVFDIVKDIHELSSQRGPLASIPYVLTSSFSSLI, from the exons ATGGTGATGTCCGTGGCGTCGTCTCCGAGGAAGGGGACGGCCAAGGAGAAGGCGTTCCAGCGGAAGGCGCGGGATTTCTTCAAGGGCGGCGACAAGGGCGTCGGCAACTCCCGGCGCAAGAGGTCGTCGCCCGAGTTCGAGGGCGACGACTTCGAGGAGGACGAGGATTGCATGGAGCTCGTGCAGATTGGCGCCGAGAGGACGAAGAACGTGTTGATTCTGATGAGCGACACCGGCGGCGGCCACCGGGCGTCGGCGGAGGCGATTCGCGACGCCTTCAAGTTGGAGTTCGGGGATGAGTACAGG ATATTTGTGAAGGATGTATGGAAAGAATATACAGGCTGGCCTTTGAACAACATGGAGAAATCATACAAGTTCTTGGTGAAGCATGTACAGCTGTGGAATGTTGCGTTTCACAGCACGTCTCCGCGATGGATTCACTCCATGTATCTCGCTGCAATTGCAGCTTACTACGCCAA GGAGGTGGAGGCTGGTCTAATGGAGTACAAGCCAGACATCATTATTAGCGTTCATCCTCTGATGCAGCATATTCCTCTCTGGGTTCTCAAGTGGCAAAACCTTCAAAAGAAAGTCATTTTTGTGACTGTAATCACGGATCTAAACACATGCCATCCTACATGGTTTGTCCATATAATTGCCTTGAAAGATGCATTGCTCATCTATTGGCTTCTGCTTAATCATctgttttgtaattttttatttttaaaaacatatttCAGGTTTCATCCTGGAGTAAATAGATGCTACTGTCCTTCACAAGAGGTAGCCAAACGGGCTTTGCTAGATGACCTTACGGAGTCCCAAATACGCGTTTTTGGCCTCCCTATTCGGCCATCCTTTGCACGTGCAGTTCTTTCAAAG GATGATCTTAGAAAGGAATTTGGAATGGATCCAAATTTGCCTGCAGTCCTATTAATGGGAGGGGGTGAAGGTATGGGCCCGGTTAAGAAAACTGCAAAGGCATTAGGAGAGTCATTGTTCGATCAAGAACTTGGGAAGCCAATAGGGCAATTGATCATAGTATGTGGCCGTAACAAAGCACTCGCATCGACATTAGAATCTGAAGAGTGGACAATCCCTGTTAAG GTAAGAGGATTTGAGACCCAGATGGAGAAATGGATGGGAGCTTGCGACTGCATAATAACAAAA GCAGGACCTGGTACAATCTCAGAAGCATTGATCAGAGGCCTTCCAATCATCCTCAATGACTACATTCCCGGACAG GAAAAGGGCAATGTTCCCTATGTAGTGGATAACGGAGCTGGCGTCTTCACCCGGAGTCCCAAAGAAACGGCCAGAATCGTGGCTGAATGGTTCACCACCAAAACGGAAGAACTCAAGAAAATGTCGGAAAATGCGCTGAAACTGGCACAGCCTGAGGCCGTCTTTGACATTGTCAAGGACATACATGAGCTCTCAAGCCAACGTGGGCCGCTAGCCAGCATTCCTTATGTACTAACATCGTCATTTTCCAGCCTAATATAA
- the LOC104436070 gene encoding monogalactosyldiacylglycerol synthase 2, chloroplastic isoform X2, giving the protein MVMSVASSPRKGTAKEKAFQRKARDFFKGGDKGVGNSRRKRSSPEFEGDDFEEDEDCMELVQIGAERTKNVLILMSDTGGGHRASAEAIRDAFKLEFGDEYRIFVKDVWKEYTGWPLNNMEKSYKFLVKHVQLWNVAFHSTSPRWIHSMYLAAIAAYYAKEVEAGLMEYKPDIIISVHPLMQHIPLWVLKWQNLQKKVIFVTVITDLNTCHPTWFHPGVNRCYCPSQEVAKRALLDDLTESQIRVFGLPIRPSFARAVLSKDDLRKEFGMDPNLPAVLLMGGGEGMGPVKKTAKALGESLFDQELGKPIGQLIIVCGRNKALASTLESEEWTIPVKVRGFETQMEKWMGACDCIITKAGPGTISEALIRGLPIILNDYIPGQEKGNVPYVVDNGAGVFTRSPKETARIVAEWFTTKTEELKKMSENALKLAQPEAVFDIVKDIHELSSQRGPLASIPYVLTSSFSSLI; this is encoded by the exons ATGGTGATGTCCGTGGCGTCGTCTCCGAGGAAGGGGACGGCCAAGGAGAAGGCGTTCCAGCGGAAGGCGCGGGATTTCTTCAAGGGCGGCGACAAGGGCGTCGGCAACTCCCGGCGCAAGAGGTCGTCGCCCGAGTTCGAGGGCGACGACTTCGAGGAGGACGAGGATTGCATGGAGCTCGTGCAGATTGGCGCCGAGAGGACGAAGAACGTGTTGATTCTGATGAGCGACACCGGCGGCGGCCACCGGGCGTCGGCGGAGGCGATTCGCGACGCCTTCAAGTTGGAGTTCGGGGATGAGTACAGG ATATTTGTGAAGGATGTATGGAAAGAATATACAGGCTGGCCTTTGAACAACATGGAGAAATCATACAAGTTCTTGGTGAAGCATGTACAGCTGTGGAATGTTGCGTTTCACAGCACGTCTCCGCGATGGATTCACTCCATGTATCTCGCTGCAATTGCAGCTTACTACGCCAA GGAGGTGGAGGCTGGTCTAATGGAGTACAAGCCAGACATCATTATTAGCGTTCATCCTCTGATGCAGCATATTCCTCTCTGGGTTCTCAAGTGGCAAAACCTTCAAAAGAAAGTCATTTTTGTGACTGTAATCACGGATCTAAACACATGCCATCCTACATG GTTTCATCCTGGAGTAAATAGATGCTACTGTCCTTCACAAGAGGTAGCCAAACGGGCTTTGCTAGATGACCTTACGGAGTCCCAAATACGCGTTTTTGGCCTCCCTATTCGGCCATCCTTTGCACGTGCAGTTCTTTCAAAG GATGATCTTAGAAAGGAATTTGGAATGGATCCAAATTTGCCTGCAGTCCTATTAATGGGAGGGGGTGAAGGTATGGGCCCGGTTAAGAAAACTGCAAAGGCATTAGGAGAGTCATTGTTCGATCAAGAACTTGGGAAGCCAATAGGGCAATTGATCATAGTATGTGGCCGTAACAAAGCACTCGCATCGACATTAGAATCTGAAGAGTGGACAATCCCTGTTAAG GTAAGAGGATTTGAGACCCAGATGGAGAAATGGATGGGAGCTTGCGACTGCATAATAACAAAA GCAGGACCTGGTACAATCTCAGAAGCATTGATCAGAGGCCTTCCAATCATCCTCAATGACTACATTCCCGGACAG GAAAAGGGCAATGTTCCCTATGTAGTGGATAACGGAGCTGGCGTCTTCACCCGGAGTCCCAAAGAAACGGCCAGAATCGTGGCTGAATGGTTCACCACCAAAACGGAAGAACTCAAGAAAATGTCGGAAAATGCGCTGAAACTGGCACAGCCTGAGGCCGTCTTTGACATTGTCAAGGACATACATGAGCTCTCAAGCCAACGTGGGCCGCTAGCCAGCATTCCTTATGTACTAACATCGTCATTTTCCAGCCTAATATAA